The Papaver somniferum cultivar HN1 chromosome 3, ASM357369v1, whole genome shotgun sequence genome includes a region encoding these proteins:
- the LOC113361076 gene encoding DNA (cytosine-5)-methyltransferase-like, translating to MGDTLCKGEDQEPWRVLEFYSGIGGMRYSIMEAGVEATMVESIDINDKANGVYEHNFGHRPYQGNIQSLTVAELDKYAANVWLLSPPCQPYTRQGLQKDSGDARAFSFLNILELIPKLSSPPLMLFVENVVGFETSDTHKQMVEMLKKTSFTTQEFILSPLQFGVPYSRPRYFCLAKREPLKFLKPHVNNQLLWNPSPLSDNDDNTWTNGDDQAHEGWGKWLHLCKPIENFLEFNFPINQLDCTESQLCQESSACARGCESSESTTEQNDPGNNVAGQYNVPLCLIEKLGSAMDIVYSDSKRCCCFTKSYYRYVKGTGSLLATIQPEKKGKLSPLSEQGLRYFTPREVANLHSFPENFHFPEHISLKQRYALLGNSLSVAVVSPLLRYLFSKPS from the exons ATGGGCGATACTCTTTGTAAAGGCGAAGACCAAGAGCCATGGAGAGTATTGGAATTCTACAGTGGTATTGGAGGGATG AGATATTCGATTATGGAAGCTGGAGTAGAAGCAACAATGGTGGAATCAATTGATATAAATGACAAAGCAAATGGTGTTTATGAACATAATTTTGGTCATAGACCTTATCAA GGAAATATTCAAAGTCTAACTGTTGCTGAGCTAGACAAATATGCGGCGAATGTGTGGCTGCTTTCTCCTCCATGTCAACCTTATACACGGCAAG GTTTGCAGAAGGATTCTGGTGATGCACGCGCATTCTCTTTTCTTAATATTCTTGAACTTATCCCGAAACTGTCAAGCCCACCACTCATGCTATTCGTGGAGAATGTTGTTGGGTTTGAG ACATCTGATACACATAAGCAAATGGTCGAGATGTTGAAGAAGACTTCTTTTACCACACAGGAATTTATTTTGAGTCCATTACAGTTTGGTGTGCCTTATTCTAGACCAAGATACTTTTGCCTG GCGAAAAGAGAACCCTTAAAGTTTCTGAAGCCGCACGTCAACAACCAGCTACTGTGGAATCCTAGTCCCTTGTCCGATAACGATGATAACACATGGACGAATGGGGATGATCAAGCACATGAAGGATGGGGAAAATGGCTTCATTTATGCAAACCAATCGAGAACTTTCTGGAATTCAATTTTCCTATTAATCAATTGGATTGTACGGAATCACAGTTGTGCCAGGAATCAAGTGCTTGTGCCAGGGGTTGTGAAAGTTCCGAAAGTACGACAGAACAAAATGACCCTGGCAATAATGTTGCAGGACAATATAATGTTCCACTGTGCTTGATTGAAAAATTAGGAAGTGCGATGG ATATTGTTTATTCTGATTCAAAACGATGTTGTTGTTTCACAAAAAGCTATTACCGGTATGTTAAGGGCACTGGATCTCTCTTGGCAACTATACAA CCAGAGAAGAAGGGTAAACTATCACCCTTGTCTGAGCAGGGGTTGCGATATTTTACACCTAGGGAG GTTGCTAATCTACATTCTTTCCCAGAAAATTTTCACTTTCCTGAGCACATAAGCCTAAAGCAACG gtatgcATTGTTAGGTAACAGCCTAAGCGTAGCAGTTGTCAGTCCATTACTGCGTTATCTTTTCAGTAAGCCATCATGA
- the LOC113359222 gene encoding zinc finger BED domain-containing protein RICESLEEPER 2-like, whose translation MFCQVEGYTGNAISEKLVDCLKDWGLKDVFGVTLDNVSANTVAMDHLQKVVTSWTGSPIRAKYLHVRCAAHVLALIIKDVVWIFNESVKRISSVIKYVLSSPSRYEKFKQCASLAKVNYKKALTLDVYTRWNSTYLMLDAAQRYEKVFALLAQIDEDFQERFIFEQDKKSVLPSDADIEEAIASDDIMEEVVEDMEEGEEVEHMEE comes from the exons ATGTTTTGTCAAGTTGAAGGCTACACAGGTAATGCAATCAGTGAGAAGCTGGTGGATTGTTTGAAGGATTGGGGTCTAAAAGATGTATTTGGTGTCACTCTAGACAATGTCAGCGCCAACACAGTAGCTATGGATCATCTGCAGAAAGTTGTTACTAGCTGGACAGGATCACCAATTAGAGCTaaatatttacat GTGAGGTGTGCAGCCCATGTTCTTGCTCTTATCATAAAAGATGTAGTATGGATCTTTAATGAATCAGTTAAAAGGATAAGTTCGGTTATAAAATATGTTCTTAGTTCTCCTTCTAGGTATGAAAAGTTTAAACAATGTGCTTCCCTAGCAAAGGTAAATTACAAGAAAGCACTGACTTTAGATGTGTACACCCGATGGAATAGCACTTACTTGATGTTAGATGCTGCGCAAAGATATGAAAAAGTTTTTGCACTGTTAGCACAGATTGATGAGGACTTTCAAGAGAGGTTTATTTTTGAGCAGGACAAGAAATCTGTTTTACCAAGTGATGCTGATATTGAGGAAGCTATAGCTAGTGATGATATCATGGAAGAAGTGGTTGAAGATATGGAAGAAGGTGAAGAGGTTGAGCATATGGAAGAATAG